A single window of Candidatus Zixiibacteriota bacterium DNA harbors:
- a CDS encoding NADH-quinone oxidoreductase subunit C: MEDKLRRFLTAAFPDALVRETNFRNELSFYIKSEALPSICETLMNDPELTVNFLADITSVDWLNHPRGIEGRFEVIYNLYSLKHKYRFFLKVHLPEAKPAIASLTSLWNGANWMEREVWDMMGIVFIGHPELTKILTTDELEGHPLRRDFPLTYEVPHFSWNKNNPPEVIK; encoded by the coding sequence ATGGAAGACAAACTTAGACGATTCCTCACCGCGGCATTCCCAGACGCTCTTGTCCGGGAAACTAATTTCCGTAACGAGCTTTCGTTTTATATAAAGTCAGAGGCGCTCCCCTCTATCTGCGAAACGCTCATGAATGACCCTGAACTCACAGTCAATTTTCTGGCTGATATTACCTCTGTTGACTGGTTAAACCATCCCCGAGGAATCGAAGGACGCTTTGAGGTCATCTATAATCTTTATTCGCTCAAACACAAATACCGTTTTTTCCTCAAAGTGCATTTGCCTGAAGCGAAGCCCGCGATCGCAAGTCTGACTTCGCTATGGAACGGCGCAAATTGGATGGAGCGCGAAGTTTGGGATATGATGGGTATAGTTTTCATCGGCCATCCTGAGTTGACAAAAATATTGACTACAGATGAACTCGAAGGGCATCCGCTTCGGCGCGATTTTCCGCTCACCTACGAGGTTCCGCACTTCAGCTGGAATAAAAATAATCCGCCCGAGGTGATTAAGTAG
- a CDS encoding histidinol-phosphatase, translating to MPHKIGEWYQYSGAIHMHTTESDGTKSLEQIAEIGQEAGLDFMMVSDHMTLSNRDASKEGFYGKTLVVIGYEHNDTSDKHHYLIFGSPGVYSDKLSPKEYVAAAARDGAVGIIAHPDEIRNRMKQYPPYPWNDWSVSGFTGIELWNQMSEWMEQLTPFNKFHMVFSPRKSMIGPTQRILKKWDALNMKSKCAGVASVDAHAFPVQFGPLRVEIFPYKVHFRCIRTHILLDEPLSSHFETASSQLLSAIRDCRLFCSNIRWGDATGFEFLAVRPGESVTCGGWLSSPNEAKLQVRLPSKARMNLVHNGELILTVTGNRIDFDVSRPGIYRVEVWKGRRGWIFSNHIRVGN from the coding sequence ATGCCGCATAAAATAGGAGAGTGGTATCAGTATTCGGGTGCGATTCATATGCACACGACCGAGAGCGATGGCACAAAATCTCTCGAACAAATAGCCGAAATCGGCCAGGAAGCGGGGCTTGATTTCATGATGGTGTCGGACCATATGACCCTTTCGAACCGCGATGCCAGCAAAGAGGGATTTTATGGCAAGACACTGGTTGTAATTGGATATGAGCATAACGATACGAGCGACAAACACCATTACCTCATATTCGGATCGCCCGGTGTGTATTCAGATAAATTGTCACCGAAAGAATATGTTGCCGCCGCGGCACGCGACGGCGCGGTCGGCATAATCGCGCACCCGGATGAAATCAGAAACCGGATGAAACAGTACCCACCATATCCTTGGAATGACTGGTCGGTTTCGGGGTTTACCGGGATCGAATTGTGGAATCAGATGTCTGAATGGATGGAACAACTCACACCGTTCAATAAGTTCCATATGGTTTTTTCACCGAGAAAATCGATGATCGGTCCTACTCAACGCATCTTGAAAAAATGGGATGCCCTCAATATGAAGTCAAAGTGCGCCGGAGTTGCCTCGGTCGATGCCCATGCCTTTCCTGTTCAATTTGGTCCGTTAAGAGTAGAAATTTTCCCATACAAAGTTCATTTCCGCTGTATTAGAACACACATTCTCCTCGATGAACCGCTGTCTTCGCATTTCGAAACAGCAAGCAGCCAGCTTCTGAGTGCCATTCGCGACTGCCGGCTTTTTTGTTCAAATATCAGATGGGGGGATGCGACAGGCTTCGAGTTTCTTGCTGTCAGACCCGGCGAATCTGTAACATGCGGAGGCTGGTTGAGTTCGCCCAATGAGGCTAAACTGCAGGTCCGGCTGCCTTCAAAGGCAAGGATGAATCTGGTTCACAACGGTGAACTAATCCTGACCGTTACGGGGAATCGAATCGATTTTGATGTTTCCCGTCCCGGGATTTACAGGGTCGAGGTTTGGAAGGGGAGACGTGGCTGGATATTTTCAAACCATATCAGAGTGGGAAATTGA
- the nuoH gene encoding NADH-quinone oxidoreductase subunit NuoH: MLETIIISSVQVLVVVFAVLTACAYTTLMERKVVAYMQHRVGPITAGPWGLLTPLADAIKMIFKEDVVPDRVEKFAYALAPIVTLIPALLSFAVVPFSDDFTMFGYPVRGALSDLNIGVLWIFAVTSLGVYGIILAGWSSGSKYSLLGGIRASAQMISYEIAYGLSIVGVVLIANTLSMRELVTNQASDSIWFFSNWYIWKQPLGFFLYLTCAIAETNRAPFDLPEAESELVAGYHTEYSSMRFGMFFIGEYANMLAVAAVGTTLFLGGWTGPFLPGIFWFLAKVFVIMFFYIWLRATFPRFRYDQLMNFGWKVLFPLAILNTMVTAFFVVLD, encoded by the coding sequence ATGCTCGAAACGATTATCATCTCATCGGTTCAGGTTCTCGTCGTCGTCTTTGCAGTGCTCACTGCCTGCGCATATACCACACTCATGGAGCGCAAGGTGGTTGCCTATATGCAGCACCGCGTTGGTCCGATAACTGCCGGACCTTGGGGATTGCTCACACCGCTTGCCGATGCCATCAAGATGATTTTCAAGGAGGATGTCGTTCCCGACCGGGTGGAGAAATTCGCCTATGCTCTTGCGCCGATTGTAACGCTCATTCCAGCCCTTCTATCTTTTGCTGTCGTTCCGTTTTCCGACGATTTTACTATGTTTGGCTACCCGGTTCGTGGCGCGCTGTCGGATCTTAATATCGGAGTGCTCTGGATTTTCGCGGTTACTTCGCTCGGAGTTTACGGCATCATTCTTGCGGGATGGTCGTCGGGCTCTAAATATTCGCTGCTGGGGGGGATACGGGCTTCGGCTCAGATGATATCCTATGAGATTGCCTACGGCCTTTCCATCGTAGGTGTAGTGCTGATAGCCAACACGCTTTCCATGCGCGAACTTGTCACTAATCAAGCCTCAGACTCAATCTGGTTTTTCTCAAATTGGTATATCTGGAAACAGCCCCTTGGCTTTTTTCTGTACCTCACGTGTGCGATTGCCGAGACAAACCGCGCGCCGTTTGATCTCCCCGAAGCTGAGTCTGAACTCGTCGCAGGATATCATACCGAGTATTCGTCGATGCGCTTTGGAATGTTTTTTATCGGAGAATATGCCAACATGCTTGCTGTCGCCGCAGTGGGCACGACGCTATTCTTAGGCGGATGGACCGGGCCGTTTTTGCCGGGAATATTCTGGTTTCTGGCCAAAGTATTTGTCATTATGTTCTTCTACATCTGGCTACGCGCGACTTTTCCTCGTTTCCGATACGATCAACTTATGAATTTCGGATGGAAAGTCTTGTTTCCGCTGGCGATTCTCAATACCATGGTAACCGCATTCTTTGTTGTTCTTGATTGA
- the nuoD gene encoding NADH dehydrogenase (quinone) subunit D, with translation MGPQHPSTHGVLRVELEIDGETVVRCKPIVGYLHTGIEKTMESKLYYKAIPCTDRIDYMAPMSNNLGFCLAVEKLMDIEVPEKVKWARVCLAELTRIGSHLVWLGTHALDLGAMSMLLYAFRERESIIDIYEACGGQRMMTTYIRIGGLAEELPKNFDKIVHKVLKQIPEGLKDYETLLTNNEIFINRTKNVAVISAEDAINWSLSGPMLRGSGVNHDLRKANPYSAYEKFDFDVPLGTAGDAYDRYNIRLEEIRQSLRIIKQAIDGMPSGPFRAHVPGVVLPPKEDMLTKMESLIFHFKIITEGFNAPVGEVYQGIESPKGELGFFISGDGTNKPNRIRVRPPSFINLAALPALCEGQLLADVVCAIGSIDIVLGEVDR, from the coding sequence ATGGGACCCCAGCATCCATCGACTCACGGTGTGTTACGCGTGGAATTGGAAATCGATGGCGAGACTGTTGTTCGATGCAAACCGATAGTTGGCTATCTCCATACCGGCATTGAAAAGACAATGGAATCCAAGCTCTATTATAAGGCGATCCCCTGCACCGATCGCATAGATTACATGGCGCCGATGTCAAACAATCTTGGTTTTTGTCTGGCTGTCGAAAAGCTCATGGATATTGAAGTCCCCGAGAAAGTAAAGTGGGCGCGAGTCTGTCTGGCAGAACTCACACGCATCGGTTCTCACCTCGTTTGGCTTGGAACCCACGCTCTTGATTTGGGCGCGATGTCTATGCTCCTGTATGCCTTTCGTGAGCGAGAATCCATTATCGATATCTATGAGGCGTGCGGCGGCCAGCGAATGATGACGACGTACATTCGCATCGGCGGGCTTGCTGAGGAACTGCCCAAGAATTTCGACAAAATTGTACACAAGGTCCTCAAGCAGATTCCAGAGGGACTAAAAGATTATGAAACACTTCTGACAAACAATGAAATTTTCATTAACCGAACGAAAAACGTCGCTGTCATCTCTGCCGAGGACGCAATCAATTGGTCATTGTCGGGGCCAATGCTTCGCGGGAGCGGGGTCAACCATGATTTGCGCAAAGCCAATCCCTATTCGGCGTACGAAAAATTCGATTTTGATGTGCCCTTGGGAACGGCCGGCGATGCCTACGACCGCTACAATATCCGCCTTGAGGAAATTCGCCAATCACTCCGAATTATAAAGCAAGCAATAGATGGGATGCCGTCTGGTCCGTTTCGAGCCCATGTTCCGGGGGTGGTGCTTCCTCCGAAAGAGGACATGTTAACAAAAATGGAATCGCTCATTTTTCATTTTAAAATTATCACCGAGGGCTTTAATGCGCCAGTTGGCGAAGTCTATCAGGGGATTGAATCGCCCAAGGGGGAACTTGGATTTTTCATATCCGGGGATGGAACAAATAAACCCAATCGCATTCGTGTGCGGCCACCATCATTCATAAACCTTGCGGCACTGCCTGCGCTCTGCGAAGGACAACTTCTGGCCGATGTTGTGTGCGCTATTGGTTCTATTGACATAGTGCTGGGGGAGGTTGACCGATGA
- a CDS encoding MFS transporter, with translation MPSVIVTNLSKAEPTKLVWNKEVISWSFYDFANTIYSMNIISLYLKRYIIEDLSYPDFYFDLPFSFAMLLTAIVAPALGAISDHQTKKKYFLLFFTLTCCIAVAGMGFAGQMSIIALLTLSVISNFAYEAGQPFYNALLYSVSAGKNARYISGVGVAFGYVGSVVGMLLVLPFVTGGIFSLDIPFIDGSGKVGAFVPTAVLFFLFSLPLFLVVKEKPVAQTSKVSIRKAYSEVWSGLAETKKYPGVLRFLVANFFFQDAVNTVILNIGLYCAIVLRFSDNLISLFLIVSTITAVVGSFIIGKLSIFMSLKKLVTWIVFGWIVALSGFVFVDYEPLVWAMGSLVGILLGGLWTTTRPMLAELVPKEELGRFFGLFAVTGRASAIFGPLIWTGTVLLFAPGGSSAQFVQDTFNISLESMTKLPYQIALLTLAIIMIIGLIIFRRVPDTRYRKDTHAA, from the coding sequence ATGCCGTCAGTAATTGTTACAAACCTGAGTAAAGCAGAGCCAACGAAGCTCGTCTGGAACAAGGAAGTCATCAGTTGGTCGTTCTATGATTTTGCCAACACGATCTACTCGATGAACATAATTTCGCTCTATCTCAAACGATACATTATCGAAGACCTGTCCTACCCCGACTTTTACTTTGATTTACCATTCTCGTTTGCGATGCTTCTTACTGCCATTGTCGCACCGGCTTTGGGGGCAATTTCTGACCACCAAACAAAGAAGAAGTATTTCCTTCTGTTTTTTACGCTGACCTGTTGCATCGCCGTTGCCGGGATGGGCTTCGCCGGGCAGATGAGCATCATTGCGCTACTGACACTCTCTGTCATTTCCAATTTTGCCTATGAAGCTGGTCAGCCGTTTTATAATGCTTTGCTGTATTCCGTATCAGCAGGAAAGAATGCTCGTTACATTTCGGGCGTTGGTGTGGCCTTCGGCTATGTCGGCTCAGTTGTCGGGATGCTTTTAGTCCTGCCGTTTGTGACTGGCGGAATATTTTCACTTGATATACCATTTATTGACGGAAGCGGCAAAGTCGGCGCGTTTGTTCCAACAGCAGTTTTGTTCTTTCTTTTTTCTCTGCCCCTCTTTCTTGTGGTAAAAGAAAAGCCAGTCGCACAGACATCCAAGGTTTCAATCCGCAAGGCGTACAGCGAAGTCTGGTCTGGACTTGCTGAGACCAAAAAGTATCCCGGTGTACTTCGCTTTCTCGTCGCCAATTTCTTTTTCCAGGATGCGGTAAATACCGTCATTCTCAATATCGGCCTCTACTGCGCAATTGTGCTTCGTTTTTCGGACAATCTCATTAGTCTTTTTCTTATTGTCTCAACTATAACTGCTGTGGTAGGCTCGTTTATCATAGGCAAACTGTCAATCTTTATGTCACTAAAAAAACTTGTGACATGGATTGTATTTGGCTGGATAGTAGCTCTCTCTGGTTTTGTGTTTGTTGACTATGAGCCGCTTGTCTGGGCAATGGGCTCGCTTGTCGGAATCCTTTTGGGTGGACTATGGACGACAACTCGCCCGATGCTTGCCGAACTCGTGCCAAAAGAAGAACTCGGGCGATTCTTTGGACTTTTTGCCGTTACGGGGAGAGCCTCAGCGATTTTCGGACCGCTTATTTGGACTGGAACTGTTTTGCTCTTTGCCCCTGGCGGGTCATCAGCGCAGTTTGTTCAGGATACTTTCAATATTAGCCTTGAATCGATGACAAAACTCCCTTACCAAATTGCGCTTTTGACTTTGGCCATAATCATGATAATTGGCCTCATTATTTTTCGGCGAGTACCGGACACCCGTTATCGCAAGGATACTCATGCCGCATAA
- the nuoG gene encoding NADH-quinone oxidoreductase subunit NuoG, translating to MAEELKAANPPAKAVDTVTFILDGQSITVPKGTSVLEASLNNNIHVPSFCWHPKLKSVGACRMCYVEIEKMPKLMVSCSTEATNGMVVHTNSDLVKRGRKAVLEFTLINHPLDCPTCDKGGECDLQDLTFAHGYDDSRFEFQKYRFTEEGKQSTFDDLRIGPEIVLNRNRCILCFKCVRANKEAFGEYDLGAYERGNITEINAAPGEQVDNPFSGNLVEICPVGALTNTDWRYKIRVWLTEQVPSICPFTSSGSNILFYKERQQNQIYRVTSRRNDLIDDGWLADVTRYGYQIATSEDRLQSPLIKKNGKQAPATWDEAVTLVAKKFKEIAENKGGVCLGALAAPSLDNAALHSLNKLMRHNFQSNNVDFRGEYRMLPKIGDTVYAALASRPFKIADIDTSDVVVVFGSDLHKEHPNEYLRIRKAKQFNRSRVFFINPLATKAADIADAELIYAVGGDELALNALALAGIELGLSDDGKLKGKLGTANFAETALASGIDAGELKLVAKAIAEGRKITFICGELITRSSARENISAAVCNLNKLFGIENKGQIGVLARHANSAGAARLGLLPELSDNLKSELNNLWGKTPEAPGLSTDAMFSVMKKGELNGYLIVGANPMMLYPDRQFVQDAFKALDFLVVADLYETETTALADVVFPLSSWAEYNGHYVNLEGRVQFAEAAIKPKFESKPAHEIVSLIASKFGRPLFGSASEMQAEITNLLKSATVTAWPNDYLQVTISPESRPLDYPVPLMVGDDPHHVGHLTEKSISLSNFVSEAYMEMSPDLAAKHKISSGDQIRVESETGKIIVKAKISSVLDSDTVFIPRNFSATPVNCLLSRKRRTDWVRLSKVQG from the coding sequence GTGGCAGAAGAATTAAAAGCGGCAAATCCGCCGGCAAAAGCAGTCGACACGGTGACTTTCATTCTCGACGGCCAAAGCATCACCGTTCCGAAAGGAACAAGTGTCCTTGAGGCATCGCTTAATAACAATATCCACGTCCCTTCGTTTTGCTGGCATCCGAAACTAAAATCAGTCGGGGCATGCCGTATGTGTTATGTCGAAATTGAGAAGATGCCTAAACTCATGGTCTCCTGTTCAACCGAAGCCACAAACGGAATGGTTGTACACACTAATTCCGATTTAGTTAAACGCGGTCGCAAAGCGGTACTGGAATTTACACTCATCAATCACCCGCTTGACTGTCCTACCTGCGATAAAGGCGGCGAGTGCGATCTTCAGGATTTGACTTTCGCGCATGGCTATGATGACAGCCGGTTCGAATTTCAAAAATATCGATTCACCGAGGAGGGCAAGCAGTCGACTTTCGATGACCTCCGGATAGGTCCGGAAATTGTTTTGAACCGCAACCGGTGCATTCTCTGCTTCAAATGCGTTCGAGCGAACAAAGAAGCTTTCGGTGAATATGACCTTGGCGCCTACGAGCGTGGCAATATTACAGAAATAAATGCTGCGCCCGGTGAGCAAGTCGACAATCCATTTTCCGGCAACCTTGTCGAAATTTGCCCTGTCGGCGCCCTGACTAACACCGACTGGCGCTACAAAATTCGTGTCTGGCTGACCGAACAAGTTCCATCAATCTGTCCGTTTACAAGCTCCGGTTCAAATATTCTCTTTTACAAAGAACGGCAACAGAATCAGATTTATCGAGTGACCTCACGACGCAATGACTTGATCGATGATGGCTGGCTTGCAGATGTCACCCGTTATGGATATCAAATAGCGACTTCGGAAGACCGTTTGCAATCGCCGCTAATCAAGAAAAATGGCAAACAGGCGCCGGCAACGTGGGACGAAGCTGTCACACTTGTTGCCAAGAAATTCAAGGAGATTGCCGAGAACAAAGGGGGCGTTTGTCTTGGCGCTCTTGCCGCGCCCTCGCTTGATAATGCCGCTTTGCACAGTCTGAACAAGCTGATGCGTCATAATTTTCAGAGCAACAATGTCGATTTCCGCGGTGAGTATCGTATGCTTCCTAAAATTGGGGATACTGTGTATGCTGCGCTCGCCTCGCGTCCGTTCAAAATTGCCGATATCGACACTTCAGATGTTGTTGTAGTTTTTGGCTCTGACCTGCATAAAGAACATCCAAACGAATACCTCCGCATTCGCAAAGCCAAACAGTTCAACAGGTCGCGTGTATTTTTCATAAACCCCCTCGCCACAAAAGCCGCAGACATTGCCGATGCCGAGCTTATTTACGCAGTTGGCGGCGATGAACTTGCCCTTAACGCCCTCGCGCTTGCCGGAATCGAATTGGGACTTTCGGACGATGGAAAACTTAAGGGGAAATTGGGAACGGCGAATTTTGCCGAGACTGCTCTGGCATCCGGAATCGATGCCGGAGAACTCAAACTTGTAGCAAAAGCGATTGCTGAGGGTCGGAAGATTACATTTATCTGCGGCGAGTTGATAACCCGGTCATCAGCTCGAGAAAACATCTCGGCGGCAGTGTGCAATCTCAACAAACTTTTCGGAATCGAGAATAAGGGGCAGATTGGCGTGCTGGCGCGTCATGCCAATTCAGCCGGAGCCGCTCGGCTTGGTCTTCTTCCCGAGCTTTCCGACAACCTCAAGAGCGAACTGAATAATCTCTGGGGGAAAACGCCGGAGGCACCGGGTCTGTCGACCGACGCCATGTTCTCTGTTATGAAAAAAGGGGAGCTCAATGGCTATCTTATTGTCGGCGCGAATCCCATGATGCTCTATCCCGACCGTCAGTTTGTCCAAGATGCGTTCAAGGCGCTCGATTTTCTCGTCGTTGCTGATCTCTATGAAACCGAGACCACTGCCCTGGCCGATGTCGTGTTTCCTTTGTCTTCATGGGCTGAGTACAACGGTCACTATGTAAATCTCGAGGGACGTGTCCAATTTGCCGAAGCTGCAATCAAACCAAAATTTGAATCGAAACCGGCGCATGAAATAGTTTCGCTTATCGCCTCCAAGTTCGGCCGACCTCTTTTCGGATCTGCTTCGGAAATGCAGGCCGAAATCACAAACCTGCTAAAATCCGCAACCGTCACGGCGTGGCCGAATGACTATCTCCAGGTCACCATCTCTCCCGAGAGTCGCCCGCTTGATTATCCGGTACCTTTGATGGTCGGCGATGACCCGCACCATGTCGGGCATCTCACCGAAAAATCGATCTCGCTTTCTAATTTTGTTAGTGAAGCCTATATGGAAATGTCGCCGGATTTGGCCGCCAAACATAAGATTTCATCCGGAGACCAGATACGAGTTGAATCGGAGACCGGCAAAATTATTGTGAAAGCGAAAATTTCCTCAGTACTCGATAGCGACACAGTTTTTATCCCCAGGAATTTCTCCGCCACCCCGGTCAACTGTTTGCTCTCCCGCAAGCGACGCACTGATTGGGTCAGGCTCAGCAAGGTTCAGGGATAA
- a CDS encoding type II toxin-antitoxin system RelE/ParE family toxin: protein MVLHLFKSLSRRLASVSHKRWEPTSSRRWPRLTSKSLIDYIALDSPSGAENVLVDFILAFELLSRHPNIGHLRSDLTSKPFRFWPVHTYLVIYLSDTESLRIIRILSGFREAGRLLTES from the coding sequence ATGGTTCTTCATTTGTTCAAGAGCTTAAGCAGAAGATTAGCAAGCGTAAGCCATAAGCGGTGGGAACCTACCAGCTCACGCCGTTGGCCCAGACTGACCTCGAAATCTCTAATCGATTACATTGCGCTTGACAGTCCTAGTGGCGCTGAGAATGTACTTGTCGATTTTATTCTGGCCTTCGAACTGTTATCACGTCACCCGAATATCGGTCATCTTCGCTCAGATTTAACATCCAAGCCGTTTCGTTTCTGGCCAGTGCACACCTATCTTGTGATTTATTTGTCTGATACTGAATCGTTGAGGATTATTCGTATCCTGAGCGGCTTTCGTGAGGCGGGTCGTTTGCTCACCGAATCATAG
- the nuoE gene encoding NADH-quinone oxidoreductase subunit NuoE codes for MILTAESVAAMKQKAAEYPQRKSAILPCLTIACQQVGHLNESIYREIAKVIHIPYVEIAEAATFYTLFPKKPVGKHLIQVCHNISCALVGADNMIGYLEEKLNIKKGETTPDNKFTLISVECLGSCSTAPMVQVNDEFYENLTRVKVDQVIEELKTKN; via the coding sequence ATGATACTTACCGCTGAATCAGTTGCCGCGATGAAACAAAAGGCGGCCGAGTATCCACAGCGCAAATCGGCAATCTTACCTTGTCTGACAATCGCCTGTCAACAGGTCGGGCATTTAAACGAGTCCATCTACAGGGAGATAGCCAAAGTCATACATATCCCCTATGTGGAGATTGCCGAAGCGGCAACTTTTTATACACTATTCCCGAAAAAACCGGTGGGAAAACATCTAATCCAAGTTTGCCACAATATATCCTGCGCTTTAGTCGGCGCGGATAACATGATTGGCTATCTCGAGGAGAAGCTTAACATCAAAAAAGGGGAGACAACCCCTGATAATAAGTTCACCCTCATTTCGGTGGAATGTCTTGGATCATGCTCCACAGCTCCAATGGTTCAGGTTAATGATGAGTTTTATGAGAATCTTACGCGCGTCAAGGTCGACCAGGTTATTGAGGAGTTGAAAACAAAAAACTGA
- a CDS encoding type II toxin-antitoxin system ParD family antitoxin, whose amino-acid sequence MASEVVREAFRLLQEQEQLRDLRLNQLSKEIQAGIKEADSGSLIDGSSFVQELKQKISKRKP is encoded by the coding sequence TTGGCTAGTGAAGTTGTCCGCGAAGCTTTCAGACTTCTTCAGGAGCAGGAGCAACTGCGGGATTTACGGCTAAACCAGTTAAGCAAAGAAATTCAGGCTGGAATCAAAGAGGCCGATTCGGGTAGCCTTATTGATGGTTCTTCATTTGTTCAAGAGCTTAAGCAGAAGATTAGCAAGCGTAAGCCATAA
- the nuoF gene encoding NADH-quinone oxidoreductase subunit NuoF: protein MFYSPVITNAKEVTASERLHLFKFVEDPQQQKLAIYESHGGYTAWRKVLSSMTFEQVALEVKNSGLRGRGGAGFPTGMKWTFVPKDSPKPRYLVCNADESEPGTCKDRVLLERDPHAVIEGMAIAAFAIKSHLMICYIRGEFGYSIKVMEAAMHDAYSKGHLGKNIYGSGYDLEMLVFTGGGAYICGEETAMISSLEGEKGLARIRPPFPAIEGLYACPTIVNNVETLAAVPHIINRGAAWYRTMGTEKSTGTKIFSLSGHVKRPGNYEVELGFSLRKLLYDPAYGNGILNDKKLKGVIPGGASTPFLTPEMIDVGLDYESLASIGSMLGSGGVIVFDEDTCIIWTIYKLIHFFRHESCGKCTPCREGTGWLEQIVSNILHGNGKPGDLEKIESLCENILGRTICPLGDAAVMPIQSALKHWRDEWQYAIDNHKPMVTTNFAFV, encoded by the coding sequence ATGTTTTATTCACCTGTCATTACCAACGCCAAAGAAGTTACCGCGAGCGAACGGCTGCATTTGTTTAAGTTTGTCGAGGACCCGCAGCAACAGAAACTTGCAATATATGAATCACACGGCGGCTATACGGCATGGCGCAAAGTTTTATCATCAATGACGTTCGAACAGGTTGCACTTGAAGTGAAAAACTCAGGGCTTCGGGGACGAGGCGGCGCCGGATTTCCAACTGGTATGAAATGGACATTCGTGCCGAAAGATTCTCCAAAACCGCGTTATTTGGTCTGCAATGCAGATGAATCCGAACCCGGGACATGTAAAGACCGTGTGCTGCTGGAGCGTGACCCGCATGCCGTTATTGAAGGTATGGCCATTGCCGCTTTCGCTATCAAAAGTCACCTCATGATTTGTTATATTCGGGGGGAGTTTGGTTATTCGATAAAAGTCATGGAAGCCGCAATGCACGATGCCTATTCCAAAGGGCATCTTGGCAAAAATATTTACGGCTCTGGCTATGACCTGGAGATGCTCGTGTTCACCGGCGGTGGAGCCTATATCTGCGGAGAAGAAACCGCCATGATCAGCTCGCTCGAAGGCGAAAAAGGACTCGCGCGCATTCGTCCGCCATTTCCGGCAATAGAAGGTCTTTACGCCTGCCCGACAATTGTGAATAATGTCGAAACGCTTGCTGCAGTGCCGCATATCATCAATCGCGGCGCAGCCTGGTATCGCACAATGGGGACTGAAAAATCAACCGGAACAAAAATCTTTTCTCTTAGCGGCCATGTCAAACGCCCGGGCAATTACGAAGTCGAGCTTGGATTTTCACTTCGCAAGCTGCTCTATGATCCGGCCTACGGCAACGGAATTCTGAACGATAAAAAACTCAAGGGCGTCATTCCCGGCGGGGCATCGACCCCCTTTCTCACGCCTGAAATGATCGATGTCGGTCTTGACTATGAATCACTTGCAAGTATCGGTTCGATGCTTGGTTCGGGGGGCGTTATTGTTTTTGACGAAGACACATGCATCATATGGACTATATATAAGCTCATTCATTTCTTCCGACATGAATCGTGCGGGAAATGCACTCCTTGCCGCGAGGGAACCGGCTGGCTCGAACAGATTGTAAGTAATATCCTGCATGGCAATGGCAAACCGGGCGACCTTGAGAAAATCGAATCTCTGTGCGAGAATATTCTCGGCCGTACTATTTGTCCGCTCGGAGATGCGGCAGTCATGCCCATTCAATCGGCTCTTAAGCACTGGCGCGATGAATGGCAGTATGCAATAGATAACCATAAACCAATGGTTACCACAAATTTCGCGTTTGTTTAA
- a CDS encoding NADH-quinone oxidoreductase subunit A, with protein sequence MFQDFYPIILLIVITTGLALLLSGLSIFIGKRTKLGHKGEAYECGIPAKGTTTDPIPVKFYMVAISFILFDIEVIFLLPWAVVARDLGMFGFLAISVFVVVILVGYFYELGRGALKWD encoded by the coding sequence ATGTTTCAAGATTTTTATCCCATAATCCTTCTCATTGTCATCACAACCGGGCTTGCACTATTATTGAGCGGGCTGTCAATTTTTATTGGTAAACGCACTAAACTTGGTCATAAAGGCGAAGCCTACGAGTGCGGCATCCCAGCGAAGGGAACGACAACCGATCCCATTCCGGTTAAATTTTATATGGTCGCTATCTCGTTTATTTTGTTCGATATTGAAGTCATTTTCCTGCTGCCTTGGGCGGTTGTAGCTCGCGATTTAGGAATGTTTGGTTTTCTGGCTATTTCGGTTTTTGTCGTTGTTATCCTTGTCGGGTATTTCTATGAGTTAGGCCGAGGAGCCCTCAAATGGGATTAG